Sequence from the Corallococcus sp. EGB genome:
GTGGGGCGCCCGTCACCCCGGCGAGCTGGCTCCGCTGCGGGACGTGATGGGCTGGAGTCTCGACGGCGAGGCCCTGATGTACATGGACTCGGTGGTGAATGAGTCCGTGCGTGACCCCGTGGGCCCCGAGTTCATGGCCCCCCCGGAGCGGCATCAGGAAGAGTCGAGCGAACCGCAGGGGGCGCCCATCTGACCCGCGTCGCGGAGCCCTTCCTGCCCTGACACGTCGAGGGGGCCGGGGCCGGTGTATGCTCGTGGGATGTCTCCGTCATTCCTCGTGTTGTTGGTGATCGCGGTGGTCGTGGGAGCCCTCGTGGGCTCCTGGTGGCGCTCCTCCAGGCATGAGCAGCCCGCGGAGCCGCCCACCGCGCTGTCTCCGGAGAAGGGGCAGGAGCGCCTCGCGGAGTTGATCCAGGCCGGGCAGACGATTGACGCCATCAAGCTCTACCGCGCCCTCCACGGCGTAGGCCTGAAGGAGGCCAAGGACGCGGTGGACGCGATGCGGGATGGCCGGGCCTCCACGGCCCTTCCCAGTCGTCAGGCTCTGTCCGATGCAGAGGCGAACGCCGCCATCGAGCAGGCCATCTGGGACAACAACCTCATCCAGGCCATCAAGCTCTACCGCGACCTTCACGGCGTAGGCCTGAAGGAGGCCAAGGACGACGTGGAGGCGATGCGTGCCGACCTGCTCCGGCGGAGGGGATGATGTCCGCCGGGACGGCGCGGACGTCACCCGTGCGCGGACACGCGTTCCCCCGCTGACGTGCCTGGGTGAACAGTCGCTGCGCCGCCCACCGTGAAGTCGATGATCCGATCCCACAGCGTCTGGAACTGCGGTTCCTGGAAGCGGGAGCCCGACTTCAGCCAGCTGATGTAATCCGGGGGCTGGTCGAAGTGGCCGGTGACGTCCAGGTGGTCCGCGGCCGCGACGTGGACGACCTGTCCCCAGACCTGGGAGCGGCTGGGGACGATGCCGTCGCTCCGGGACTCGAAGTTCCTGCCGAGGACCGCCTGGAGGGCCTGGGACTGGACCCCCGTGGGCTCGGGCGTCTGGAGCTGTCGGGACAGGGGCGCGCTCTTCTCGTACAGGAAGGAGAAGATTCCGTAGAGGAGCGAGTCCGTGGTCGGCAGCAGGTGGAGGGCCGGCCTGGGCGGCGGCGCGCCGGTGACGACGCAGCCGTAGCGCACGCCTCCGCGGTCCGCGGTGAGCGCGTTGAAGGCCTGCACGCTGGCCGGCATCAGGTCATGGATCAGCGCCTGGCTCTCGCCCACCTGGCCGAAGAACCGGAGGAGCTCTTCGCGCTCGTTCTCGGAGAGGTCCGCCGTCAGCCGGAAGACCTGATTGAAGATGTTGGGCGGAAGCTTCGCTTGTTCGCTCCTCAGGACGAGCCAGTAGCACGCCTGGAGCACGGCGCTCCGCAAGGGCATGACCTTGCGGTGCAGGGTGAAGAAGGTGAGGAGCCACAGATAGCGCAGCAGCGTCTTCCCCACGTGGCCCTGGTGGAAGTAGGTGGCCAGCGGGGTGCCATAGTGGGGGGTGGCGATGCTCACGACGGAGCGCACGCGCCTGACGAAGTCCGGGGCCTCCTGGGCCATGCGCGGCGAGACGACACTCCGTGCATCCAGTCCGCCCGTGGAGTGCCCCACGAGGTGGAGCTGCGCATTGTCCTCGTTCGCGGTCCGAGCCATCTCGCGGAACACGTCGCGGGCCCGCACCGCCAGCCCGGCGGTGGGGGAGGAAGGCACGGCATGCACCTGCGCATCGATGCCGCGTTCCTTGAACCGCTGCTGGAGCAACTCGGGGACGTTCTGGAAGTAGGCGATGCGCTCCGTTTCCTTGTCACCCATCTGCGTAAAGCCAAAGAAGCCGGGGATTAGATAGACGCGGTGGCTTGCCATGAGGCAAGCCTAACGTGAGGGAAGCTTCTGGCGGCGGGGCGCGGCCTCAACGTGAAGTCCCGAACCCTTGTCCCGGACGGCGGGACGCTTCACCCGAACCGCAAGTCCTTCTCGGTGAAGCGCCACGTTGGGGACCTTCACTGTACCCAGAAGGAACAGGCGCACGCCGTGGGCCCCAAGGCGCTCGCTCGAGCGCTCGTGGAGTTCCTGGGCGAATGACCTCCGCTCCGGTTCGTGGAGGGGGACTTCGCGAGGGACCTGGGGGTAAGAGGCATCCCCATGAGCAACGAGCACTCGCCCGCCGAACCCGAAGTGATGGAGCCCACGTTCTGGCGGAAGAACGGCTGGTCCGCCAGGGTCATCAAGAACGAGGAGGACGATGGCTGGGCCGTGGAGATCCGCAAGCAGGGGCTCTCCGAGCCCGTCCTCGTCAGTCCGTGGGTGATGGGGCGCGACAAGAAGAATCCCAAGCCCTTCGATGCGACGGCGTTCGCGACCTTCGTGAAGACGGCCTCGGAGGTCCTGGATCGCTCCGCGCGACAGCGCGAGCAGGCCATGACGCGGAAGCTGTCCATCGCCTGGGAGGGCCGGTGGTACGAGGTCCGGCTGGAGATGGTGGCCGATGAGTACGAACCCCACGCGCTGCTCTCGGCCGTCGACGACGCGGGCGCGACCGTCGCGAAGCATCGCGTGCCGGTGAACTTCAAGTTCACCCGGGACATCGCCAACGCGTGGGTGCGCGGCGGCTTCCGCGAGCCCTGAGCTTCACTCGCGAGCGGCTCCACCGTCTTCTTCGTGGGAGATGACTCCCACATCCAAGGAGTGGTGACCGTGAACGGTGACGAAAAGCAGAAGCAGTACCCCTTCTTCTGGGGCCTCTACTACGGCCTCGCGAGCAAGCCTCCCCAGCTGGTTGTCGGTGGGCTCCGCACCCTCGGGCAGCTGGGCCTGCAGGGGCCCCAGCAGCAGCAGGTGATCCAGTACCACAACCTGCTCACGGCCCGGGCGCTGAGGGCCGGCTTCCAGTACGCCGCGGGGCTGAACGTCGATCCGTCGCTCGTCACGACCCTCTGGAACGCGCTGCCTCCCGAGGCTCAGCAGAACACCCTCGACTGGGGAAAGCAGCAGGTGGGGCAGCTGATCGGTGGCTCGGCCTTCAGCTGGGTCATCGGCAAGGAGCTCGTGAAGTACCTGCCCAAGAGGATCGTCACCCCCGCGCTGTTCTTCCTCAGCTGCCAGGGCGCGATGGGACTCTTCTGGAAGGATGGCTGGGACAAGGGGCCTCCGCCGCCTCCCCCTGGGGTGGGCGGGGGAGGCCGCGAAATCACGGTCTGAGCTCCGGCGCGGCCGGAGAGACGCCCTGCCTCCGCGGACTGGGAGGCAGGGCCCGCCGCTCGCCATGGAAGGGCGTCACGCCGTGCGCACGAAGCGGGCCTTGTTGCGTTCGAGCCAGCCGGCCAGCGACAGCACCTGGGGATTGAGCTCGCGGGTGAGCTCGGGGTCCCTGGCGGCGCAGTACTCCGGCGAGAAGTCCCGCATGAACTGGAACATGTTCGCGAACTCCGGCGCGCCGGGGAAGTTGAACGTCCGGTAGACCTCCGGCTCCATGGAGTGGAAGACCACCTCCTGTCCCAACACCAGCTTCAGCGTCCGGGCGATCTCCTGGCCCGTCAGGTGTTCACTGGCCAGCCCCACCGTCCGGCCCGCCCACGCCTCCGGCCCGCGCTGGAAGATGCCGTGGACGCAGCCGCCCACGTCCTCCGTGGCGATGCCAGGCAGCTTCCGGTCCTCCGTGGGCAGCACGAAGTCGAGCGCCCCGTCGGCGTTGCGCTTTCCTCCCAATCCGAACGACAGCAGGTTCTCCCACGAGAACGAGGTGCGCACGAACGTCACGGGCAGGTCCAGGCCGCTGAAGAACGCGTCGCTCGCGCCCTTCACGTCGAACTGCGGCACGCGGTAGTGCCCCTTGAGCATGGGCATCCGCGTGTCTTCCGGAGGGATGAGGTGCCGGGTGTCCTCCTGGGTGGACCAGATGACGTGCGCCACCCCCGCCTCCTTCGCGGCGTGCGCCAGCGTCCGAGCCTGTGCCAGCTCGCGCTCCGGGTCGGGCCGCTCCCAGTAGCTGGTGACGCAGAAGGCGCCGTGCGCTCCGGTGAACGCGGCCTTCAGGCTCTTCGCGTCGCTCACGTCCGCCGCGACGACCTCCGCGCCCAGCTTCGCCAGCCGGCGCGCCAGCTCCGAGCCCGGCTGGCGCGTGAGCGCGCGCACCGTGAAGCCGCCCCGCGTGTCCGCGAGGATGGCGCGCACGAGGCTGCCTCCCTCGTCGCCTGTTGCTCCCACCACCGCGATGATCTTCTTGTCCATGGTCATGTCCTGTCGTCCTGAGGTCCGCGAATGAAGCCGGTTCATCCGCCCGCGGGCGGGGTGGGGCTCAGCGCGGAGAGGGAGGCGCGCGCGAGGCCCGCGTAGGCGTGCAGCAGCCGCTTCTCTCCGCGTCGCAAGAGCAGGCAGTTGCGCGCGTTGCGCGACAGGTCCGCCTCCCGAAGCAACCGCTCGTCCTCCTCCAGCGTGGTCCCGAAGCCCGCGAGCCGCGCCTCGCACGCGTCGTGGAGGGATCGGAAGACGCGCTCCTCCGTCTCCGCGCTCAGCGGTGCCACTTCGCCCAGGCCCTGCTCCTCGCGGGCCTCCTCGGTGAGCCGGGTCAGCTCCCGCGCGTTCGCGCACGCCACGCGCAGGAAGGAGAACATCGCCACGGTGGAGGAGTGCCCGGAGTGCAGCGGCACCTCGAAGCGGCGCCGCGACGCCGGAGTCGCCAGCGCGAGCAGCTCCCGCTTTCCCTCCGCCTCCACCGCGTCCTCGGGCACGCCCAGGTAGAGCACCAGCGTGTCGTCCGGGTTGTCCTCCGGCACGAAGCCGTAGCTCAGGAGGAACCGGCAGCTCGGCTTGACGCCATAGCTGATGTGCAGCTCCTCGCCCGCGGCCACCGGCTCGCGCGCCACCAGCACGAAGGCGTCTCCCTCCTCCGTGTTGCCCCACGCCAGGCGCGGCGAGGCGCGGTGGTTGAGCATGTCCGCCACCGGCACGAAGCACCGCGTGAGCGTGCCCGCCACCGTCAGGCCGAAGGTGCGGCTGATCAACACGTGCTGTGCCCAGAGATACGCTTCGGGCGTGAAGCGCGCGAAGCCCGGCACCCGCTCCGCCAGCGCGACGTAGCGCGCGAGCAGCAGCTCCCTCCACCGCGCCACCTCGCGCAGCGCGGAGGAGCCCTGGAGCAGCGACAGCTCCTGCGCGTCGAAGAACAGCGGCAGGTGCGGGAAGGACCGGGGCAGCACGTCCAGGTACGGCTTCCAGGCCGAGTCCTCCCGCTCCTGCTCCTGGAGCAGGAACGCCGCCAGGTAGCACTCCTCGCTCGTGCCGGGCGCGTGCGCGTCGATGAGCCGGCCGATGTCCGACGCTCTGGCGACCTCCAGCGTCACCAGGCACGCGCGCGGCACCCGCAGCACCTCCTCTCCTGGCGCGATGGGCACCTTGGCGAAGACGCCGCGCTCGTCGCCCTCCAGGTGCCCCACCCGCAACTTCGGGAAGCTCGCGCCCGCCTGCCTGCTCCACTGGAGTGCGAGGTGCTCCTTCAGCGGGCTCTCTTCCTCAAGGCTGTCCGGCTCTGCTTCCTGTCGCGCGCTCATTGGCTCCGCCATGCGTTCGGGGGGAACGCCGGGAAGACGCCGGACGCTACGGTTTGTGATTTCCAGCGGATTTTCCCGCAAGTCGTTTCGGGGATGGTTCAAGGCTTATTCACAGACATCTCGCTGCACCGTTTCCAGATGCACTTTTGGAGCACTGGAAACCGTGAAAGAAAACACCAATCCCTCTTTCTGGAATGTGTGGGCGCAGTACAGGGAACCATTGTTCCAGCACGCGCTGCGGCTGATGGGAGGGAATGTGGCTGACGCGGAGGACGCGGTGGACACCGCGATGCTCCGGGCCCATCAGAAATACGTGTCGCCCGGGAAGATCCTCAACCCGAGGGCCTGGCTGGGACGCATCCTCCACAACGTATGTATGGACATCCACCGCGAGCGCCAGCGCTGGGGCGACGCCGAGGAGCGGATGGAAGGCCTGGAGTCCGCGGAGCCGCAGTCCCCGGAGCTGCTGCCCGACGCGGGCCTGCTCCAGAGCGAGAGCGCCGCGGCGGTCCACGAATGCATCCAGGCGCTGCCCGCCAATTTGAGGGGGCCCCTGGTGATGCGCTACCTCCAGGACATGTCCTATGCCGACATCGCGGAACAGCTCCGGTTGACCCACTGCAACGTGAGAAAGCGCATCCAGCTCGCGTACGGCATCCTTCGGACCACCCTGTCGCAAGAGCCGTGCCCCCGCTGAGCGCAAGCCCGTGCTCCGTCCAGGCAGGCCGACGGAACACGGCTCACGCTCCTCATTCCGGGAGGCTGCGCGAGCGCACGTAGCGCCCCGGCGCCGCTTCAATGATTCGCAGCCCTCTCTCGCCGGGGACGCGAGCCGGGACGCGTCCGCCCGAGCGCGCGGACTGCCAACCGTCCCAGTCCGTCCACCATGAGCCCGGGCGCTCCACCGCGTCCTGGAGCCACGCGTCCGCGTCCGGAAGCGATGCAATCCCATCCGCGTCCGCGAATGACGCTGGCGCGTCCGATCCCAACGCAAACGCATTCGTTTTGTCATCAGGCGTAATCCCAATTGCGTTCCCGAGCGACGCGAGTGCGTTTCCCGATGACGCAATCCCAGTCGCGTTTTCGGAGGACGCGGTTGCGTTCCCGGATGACGCACCCCCATGGGGCCTCGGGATCCAATGACGATACCTGTTCGCGGACGGCGGGTTGATGACGCCGGCGACATGGCCCGAGCCCGCGAGCACGAACCGCACGGGTCCCCGGTAGTGCCTCGCTCCCCGATACACCGAGCGGAAGGGCGCGATGTGGTCCTCCCGGCAGGCTTGCACGTAGAGGGGCGTCTTCACGCGGCCCAGGTCCAGGGGGACGCCCGCGAGCGATAGCGCGCCTGGCTGGACCAGGCGGTTGTGCAGGTACAGCTCCCGCAGGTACGTCGCGTGCGCGCGCGCGGGCATGCGCGTGGGGTCGGTGCTCCA
This genomic interval carries:
- a CDS encoding NmrA/HSCARG family protein codes for the protein MTMDKKIIAVVGATGDEGGSLVRAILADTRGGFTVRALTRQPGSELARRLAKLGAEVVAADVSDAKSLKAAFTGAHGAFCVTSYWERPDPERELAQARTLAHAAKEAGVAHVIWSTQEDTRHLIPPEDTRMPMLKGHYRVPQFDVKGASDAFFSGLDLPVTFVRTSFSWENLLSFGLGGKRNADGALDFVLPTEDRKLPGIATEDVGGCVHGIFQRGPEAWAGRTVGLASEHLTGQEIARTLKLVLGQEVVFHSMEPEVYRTFNFPGAPEFANMFQFMRDFSPEYCAARDPELTRELNPQVLSLAGWLERNKARFVRTA
- a CDS encoding RNA polymerase sigma factor, which translates into the protein MRSGGTPGRRRTLRFVISSGFSRKSFRGWFKAYSQTSRCTVSRCTFGALETVKENTNPSFWNVWAQYREPLFQHALRLMGGNVADAEDAVDTAMLRAHQKYVSPGKILNPRAWLGRILHNVCMDIHRERQRWGDAEERMEGLESAEPQSPELLPDAGLLQSESAAAVHECIQALPANLRGPLVMRYLQDMSYADIAEQLRLTHCNVRKRIQLAYGILRTTLSQEPCPR
- a CDS encoding triacylglycerol lipase, whose product is MGDKETERIAYFQNVPELLQQRFKERGIDAQVHAVPSSPTAGLAVRARDVFREMARTANEDNAQLHLVGHSTGGLDARSVVSPRMAQEAPDFVRRVRSVVSIATPHYGTPLATYFHQGHVGKTLLRYLWLLTFFTLHRKVMPLRSAVLQACYWLVLRSEQAKLPPNIFNQVFRLTADLSENEREELLRFFGQVGESQALIHDLMPASVQAFNALTADRGGVRYGCVVTGAPPPRPALHLLPTTDSLLYGIFSFLYEKSAPLSRQLQTPEPTGVQSQALQAVLGRNFESRSDGIVPSRSQVWGQVVHVAAADHLDVTGHFDQPPDYISWLKSGSRFQEPQFQTLWDRIIDFTVGGAATVHPGTSAGERVSAHG
- a CDS encoding SET domain-containing histone-lysine N-methyltransferase codes for the protein MSARQEAEPDSLEEESPLKEHLALQWSRQAGASFPKLRVGHLEGDERGVFAKVPIAPGEEVLRVPRACLVTLEVARASDIGRLIDAHAPGTSEECYLAAFLLQEQEREDSAWKPYLDVLPRSFPHLPLFFDAQELSLLQGSSALREVARWRELLLARYVALAERVPGFARFTPEAYLWAQHVLISRTFGLTVAGTLTRCFVPVADMLNHRASPRLAWGNTEEGDAFVLVAREPVAAGEELHISYGVKPSCRFLLSYGFVPEDNPDDTLVLYLGVPEDAVEAEGKRELLALATPASRRRFEVPLHSGHSSTVAMFSFLRVACANARELTRLTEEAREEQGLGEVAPLSAETEERVFRSLHDACEARLAGFGTTLEEDERLLREADLSRNARNCLLLRRGEKRLLHAYAGLARASLSALSPTPPAGG